One Alligator mississippiensis isolate rAllMis1 chromosome 1, rAllMis1, whole genome shotgun sequence genomic window carries:
- the LOC132247733 gene encoding syncytin-A-like, with amino-acid sequence MALISLYITLGYLSITQGGWEKNLYLQISHAVAQAGNKSDCWICSHSPAHLHQGIPMIGVPISLQQWGTINGGFVRHYSLAAHRSAPKEWRAAPANWIISPRVEAPFCYRSNNTGAYNKATPVGHYPHCLTTLDYSPSSTSGILLGNVPSLNCTGFMVYNFSKEPHVALIANRSEFYIHSNFTSCNISRSSRITAERGPSYTMHINRKCRIGHNNCRDLSTLSAPGLYWLCGNRAHKILPWNWVGACTLGRVIPGFEMHSAIYLEQVKNFNHHMKRAVNPLATRNTGFHRFVRTFIPWLGVRELELAIINISATMEAMGNATADAIQALQKEISQISQVTIQHRIALDYLLVSQGGVCALVNSTCCVYVNQDMRIETDIRKIRNQLRVLHQVASENTDWGLEEMWSWLTSWLPDFGALGKKILYGILFVLIVLIMFYVLMQLILCCVKASRGSFSKARKPTAESRIMVLQKCEQIERKHERLHDEIEGLMRMEI; translated from the coding sequence atggcactgatatccttatatatcacacttgggtatctcagtatcacccaaggggggtgggagaaaaatttgtatttgcagatctcccatgcggtggctcaagctggaaataaaagtgactgctggatatgctctcacagcccagcacacctacaccaaggaatcccaatgatcggagtaccaatatccctccagcaatggggaacaataaacggcggcttcgttagacactactcgttagctgcccatcggtccgctcctaaagaatggagggccgcccctgctaactggataatctccccaagagtagaggcgcctttctgttacagatccaacaacaccggagcttataataaagccacacctgtaggacactaccctcattgcctaactactctagattatagccctagtagcaccagtggaatcctgttgggtaacgtaccctctctcaattgtacaggattcatggtctacaacttttctaaggaacctcatgttgctctcattgcaaacagatcagaattttacattcactccaattttacttcttgtaatatatctcggtccagcagaataacagctgaacgtggaccgtcctatacgatgcatatcaatcgaaagtgccggatagggcacaacaactgccgagatttgagtaccctttctgccccaggcctttactggctctgcggaaacagggctcataaaatcttgccctggaattgggtgggggcatgcactcttggacgtgttatccctggtttcgaaatgcatagtgcaatatatctggaacaagtaaaaaatttcaaccatcacatgaaaagggcggttaaccccttagctaccagaaacacagggttccatcgatttgtgagaaccttcataccgtggcttggagtaagagaattggaactagccataattaacatttcagccacaatggaagctatgggaaatgccactgcggatgcaattcaggctctgcaaaaagagatctcccagatctcacaagtaactatacaacaccgcatagccctagattacctattggtatcccagggaggagtatgtgccttagtaaactccacctgttgtgtctatgtcaatcaggacatgcgaatcgaaactgacattcgcaaaatccgaaatcagttaagggtcctacatcaagtggcctcagaaaatactgactggggtctagaagaaatgtggtcttggctaacctcctggctcccagatttcggggcccttggcaagaaaatcctgtatggaatattgtttgtcttgatagttctgataatgttctatgtcttaatgcaactgatcctctgctgcgtgaaagccagcaggggaagctttagcaaggcaagaaaacccacagcagagtctagaataatggtgttacaaaagtgtgagcagattgaaagaaaacatgaaaggctgcatgatgaaatagaggggctcatgagaatggaaatttaa